A window of Corythoichthys intestinalis isolate RoL2023-P3 chromosome 14, ASM3026506v1, whole genome shotgun sequence contains these coding sequences:
- the LOC130929541 gene encoding phospholipid hydroperoxide glutathione peroxidase-like codes for MWLLRTSSVLLGVLGSRGVTRTMCAQVSDWQSAKSIYEFSATDIDGNEVSLEKYRGYVCVIVNVASKUGKTRVNYTQLAEMHASLAEKGLRILGFPCNQFGGQEPGTEAEIKEFAKGFNANFDMFSKIDVNGDNAHPLWKWMKAQPKGKGTFGNNIKWNFTKFLINKEGQVVKRYGPNEDPSVVEKDLPAYL; via the exons ATGTGGCTGCTGCGAACGTCTTCCGTGTTATTAGGTGTGCTCGGGAGCAGAGGAGTGACCCGAACCATG TGCGCACAGGTGAGCGATTGGCAAAGCGCCAAGTCCATCTATGAGTTCTCTGCCACGGATATTGACGGCAATGAGGTTTCCCTGGAAAAATACAG GGGTTATGTGTGCGTCATCGTAAATGTGGCTtccaaatgaggaaagaccagagTAAACTATACTCAGCTTGCGGAAATGCACGCTTCCCTGGCTGAGAAGGGTTTACGCATCCTAGGTTTCCCATGTAACCAGTTTGGAGGACAG GAGCCCGGAACTGAAGCAGAGATTAAAGAGTTTGCCAAAGGTTTCAACGCCAACTTCGACATGTTTAGTAAAATTGATGTGAACGGCGACAACGCACACCCTCTATGGAAGTGGATGAAAGCACAGCCAAAGggaaaggggacttttgggaa CAACATCAAATGGAACTTCACAAAG TTTCTTATAAACAAAGAGGGACAAGTAGTGAAGCGGTACGGTCCAAATGAAGATCCAAGT gTGGTGGAGAAAGATCTTCCTGCATACCTTTAA